One Megamonas hypermegale genomic window carries:
- a CDS encoding N-acetylmuramoyl-L-alanine amidase, whose translation MNRRDFILNGLKLGGLLLAGGSISTLANLINPDKVKAADYTLYASDLPIVENYFNFTSLSERRLTNQIIIHHSATTGDDVSAADIHRMHLQNGWSGIGYHMFIRKSGLIETGRPLADIGAHTYQHNNNSIGICLAGNFNNEMPTDMQMASASKLIGLLCQMYSLSPNEGTIFGHRDFNATACPGENLYADLYYLRQTASNFI comes from the coding sequence ATGAACCGTAGAGATTTTATTTTAAATGGCTTAAAACTTGGCGGTCTTTTATTAGCCGGAGGAAGTATTTCCACGCTTGCCAATTTGATAAATCCAGATAAAGTTAAAGCAGCAGACTATACTTTATATGCTTCTGATTTACCAATTGTAGAAAATTATTTTAATTTCACTTCATTATCCGAACGAAGATTAACTAATCAAATCATAATCCATCATTCAGCCACAACAGGTGATGATGTATCTGCCGCCGATATCCATCGCATGCATTTGCAAAATGGCTGGTCAGGTATTGGCTACCATATGTTTATTCGAAAAAGTGGTTTGATTGAAACAGGTCGTCCTTTAGCTGATATTGGTGCTCATACATATCAACACAACAATAACAGCATTGGCATTTGCCTAGCAGGTAACTTCAACAACGAAATGCCAACTGATATGCAAATGGCATCTGCTAGCAAATTAATCGGACTGCTCTGTCAAATGTACAGCTTAAGTCCTAATGAAGGCACAATATTTGGCCATCGTGATTTTAATGCTACAGCTTGCCCAGGCGAAAATCTATATGCAGATTTATATTATTTGCGTCAAACAGCATCTAATTTCATCTAA
- a CDS encoding O-acetylhomoserine aminocarboxypropyltransferase/cysteine synthase family protein, which produces MKDATKCLHSGYHPKNTEPRVVPIVQSTTYVFDSTDDVAAVFDDPTKALIYSRFANPTVMAVEQKIAELEGGVAAMCTTSGQAANLLAILNICRAGDSFISTTQIYGGTINLFGFTLKKLGIECIFVGEEATDEEIEAAFKPNTKAVFGETIANPALSVFDIERFAKIAHKHGVPLIVDNTFATPILCKPFEFGADIVTHSTSKYMDGHALQIGGVIVDSGKFDWSNGNFPELVEPDESYHGLSYVKEYGKMAYILKARMQLMRDFGCYPAAHSAFLLNLGLETLAVRMKQYCENALTVAKYLEANDKVESVMYPGLENDKCHALAKKYLKGCSGVITFVIKGGKANAVKFMDALSLASNEVHVADIRTCVLHPASETHRQLTDEQLVAAGINSGMVRFSVGLEDVEDILADLDKAFAAID; this is translated from the coding sequence ATGAAAGATGCTACAAAATGCCTGCATTCAGGCTATCATCCTAAAAATACAGAACCAAGAGTTGTACCTATCGTACAAAGCACTACATATGTTTTTGACTCCACTGATGATGTAGCTGCTGTATTTGATGACCCAACAAAAGCACTTATTTATTCTCGCTTTGCTAATCCTACTGTTATGGCAGTTGAACAAAAAATAGCAGAACTTGAAGGTGGCGTTGCTGCTATGTGCACAACTTCTGGTCAAGCTGCTAACTTACTCGCTATTTTAAATATCTGTCGTGCTGGTGATAGCTTTATCAGTACAACTCAAATTTATGGTGGTACAATAAATTTATTCGGTTTTACTTTGAAAAAACTCGGCATTGAATGTATTTTTGTTGGCGAAGAAGCAACTGATGAAGAAATTGAAGCTGCATTTAAACCAAATACAAAAGCTGTTTTTGGTGAAACTATCGCTAACCCTGCACTCAGTGTTTTTGATATTGAACGTTTTGCTAAAATTGCCCATAAACACGGTGTACCTCTTATCGTAGATAATACATTTGCTACACCAATTTTATGCAAACCATTTGAATTTGGTGCAGATATTGTAACACATTCTACAAGTAAATACATGGATGGACATGCTTTACAAATCGGCGGTGTAATCGTTGATAGTGGTAAATTTGACTGGAGCAATGGCAACTTCCCTGAACTCGTTGAACCAGATGAATCTTATCATGGACTTTCTTATGTAAAAGAATATGGCAAAATGGCTTATATCTTAAAAGCAAGAATGCAACTCATGCGTGATTTTGGTTGCTATCCAGCAGCTCATTCCGCATTTTTACTCAATTTAGGTTTGGAAACTTTAGCAGTTCGTATGAAACAGTATTGTGAAAATGCTTTAACTGTAGCAAAATATTTAGAAGCTAATGATAAAGTAGAAAGCGTTATGTATCCAGGACTTGAAAATGATAAATGCCATGCACTTGCTAAAAAATATTTAAAAGGTTGCAGTGGTGTTATCACTTTCGTTATAAAAGGTGGCAAAGCTAACGCTGTTAAATTCATGGACGCACTTAGCCTTGCATCTAATGAAGTTCACGTTGCAGATATTCGCACTTGCGTACTTCATCCAGCAAGTGAAACTCATCGCCAGCTTACTGATGAACAGCTTGTAGCTGCTGGTATCAACAGCGGTATGGTTCGTTTCTCCGTAGGACTTGAAGATGTTGAAGATATTTTAGCTGACCTTGATAAAGCTTTTGCAGCTATAGATTAA
- a CDS encoding DUF368 domain-containing protein, whose protein sequence is MKHYVVTFGKSLIVGSTMLVPGVSGGSMAMILGIYAKLISAVSSFMKDKVRNFFFLAVFLAGSLLGIVSFSKPILHLIETYPMPMLYFFMGAVAGSIPLIFKQAQIKKFSWTMPIYIALGFLVVFIFEMTPISSVSANEGTSWITYFLLIIAGFIAAIALVLPGISVSYMLLLLGLYDETMRAASTFYLPFLVPIGVGLVAGILLTTKLLEKCMNEYPRPTFLIILGFILGSLLELYPGIPTGREIIICLVALVLGFGIIKYISSKDN, encoded by the coding sequence ATGAAACATTATGTTGTAACTTTTGGCAAGAGTTTGATTGTCGGCAGTACCATGCTTGTTCCTGGTGTGAGCGGCGGTTCAATGGCAATGATACTCGGCATTTATGCAAAGCTAATCTCTGCGGTTAGCTCTTTTATGAAAGACAAAGTTAGGAATTTCTTTTTCTTAGCTGTGTTTTTAGCAGGTTCACTATTAGGAATAGTATCGTTTTCCAAACCGATACTTCATTTGATTGAAACGTATCCAATGCCTATGTTGTACTTTTTTATGGGAGCTGTAGCTGGTAGTATACCGCTCATCTTTAAACAAGCGCAGATTAAAAAGTTTTCTTGGACAATGCCGATTTACATTGCACTTGGTTTTTTAGTTGTGTTCATTTTTGAAATGACACCGATTAGCAGTGTTAGCGCTAATGAAGGAACTAGCTGGATAACGTATTTCTTATTGATAATAGCAGGTTTTATTGCGGCTATAGCACTTGTATTGCCTGGTATAAGCGTATCGTATATGCTGTTGCTTTTAGGTTTGTACGATGAAACTATGCGCGCTGCTTCGACTTTTTATCTGCCATTTTTAGTGCCGATTGGTGTTGGACTCGTTGCAGGAATTTTATTGACTACTAAATTATTGGAAAAATGTATGAATGAATATCCGCGTCCAACATTTTTGATAATTCTCGGCTTTATCCTTGGCTCTTTGCTAGAACTTTATCCAGGTATACCGACAGGCAGGGAAATAATCATTTGCCTTGTAGCACTTGTATTAGGTTTTGGCATAATTAAATATATATCTTCAAAAGATAATTAA
- the dusB gene encoding tRNA dihydrouridine synthase DusB gives MKIGNLEIITPVFLAPMAGVTDTAYCILARRMGCGLVYSEMVSDQGINFRNERTLEMLKTVPEERPMAIQLFSSSPERMYKAAEYVASLNCCDIIDINMGCPAPKIVRNNEGSALMKNPSLAYEIMCAAREAVKNMPVTVKMRKGWDSEHCNVVEMAQLAQKAGLDAVAVHGRTREEFYRGHADWDIIKEVKNAVDIPVIGNGDVRTCQDLKNIFARTGCDAVMIGRGAQGNPWIFRRFKEFLFTGVDPGEPTMDERRGVILEHLDMLLKWKGDYIGPREMRKHATWYTHGLPNSAKLRQKFNMAETRQDFIEILKTM, from the coding sequence ATGAAAATAGGAAATCTTGAAATAATCACTCCAGTATTTTTGGCACCGATGGCAGGTGTTACGGATACGGCTTATTGTATATTAGCTCGTCGAATGGGTTGTGGATTGGTGTATTCAGAAATGGTCAGCGACCAGGGAATTAATTTTCGCAATGAACGCACTTTAGAAATGCTAAAGACAGTGCCAGAGGAAAGACCGATGGCAATTCAGCTTTTTAGCAGTAGTCCAGAACGCATGTACAAAGCGGCTGAATACGTAGCTTCTTTAAACTGTTGTGATATCATTGATATAAATATGGGCTGTCCTGCTCCAAAAATCGTGCGCAATAATGAAGGTTCAGCGCTCATGAAAAATCCATCGCTTGCATATGAGATTATGTGTGCAGCGCGTGAAGCGGTTAAAAATATGCCAGTAACTGTCAAAATGCGCAAGGGCTGGGACAGTGAACATTGCAATGTAGTGGAAATGGCACAGTTAGCGCAAAAAGCAGGGCTTGATGCAGTAGCTGTACATGGCAGAACGCGTGAAGAATTTTATCGCGGTCATGCTGATTGGGATATAATTAAAGAAGTAAAAAATGCAGTAGATATCCCAGTAATTGGTAACGGCGATGTCAGAACGTGTCAAGATTTAAAAAATATTTTTGCGCGAACTGGTTGTGATGCTGTAATGATTGGGCGTGGGGCACAGGGCAATCCGTGGATATTCCGCCGTTTTAAAGAATTTCTTTTCACTGGCGTAGACCCGGGAGAACCAACGATGGACGAACGCCGTGGCGTCATTTTAGAACATCTTGATATGCTCTTAAAATGGAAAGGCGATTATATCGGTCCGCGCGAAATGCGAAAACACGCTACATGGTATACACATGGTTTACCAAATAGTGCTAAATTGCGACAGAAATTTAACATGGCAGAGACAAGACAAGATTTTATTGAGATATTAAAAACCATGTGA
- a CDS encoding type III pantothenate kinase yields the protein MLLVFDIGNSNIVMGAYEGKKLCYHWRISTDRQKTGDEYGMLINELFRFQGINMSDIDDIIISSVVPPLVIPLSKMCERYFKIRPLLVGPGIKTGIRLVYENPRLLGADRIVNVVGAFEQYGGPLIVIDIGTATTFDVVNEKGDFLGGVIAPGIGMSADALFQKAANLPRIELVTPKTVICHNTITNMQSGIIFGAVGQIDGIVDRIKKEYGKDMKVIATGGLARMIAKESSTIDKTDHFLTLTGLRVLYERNAIARRGYLERLKAQKATQSNTNL from the coding sequence ATGCTATTAGTTTTTGATATTGGCAACAGCAACATTGTTATGGGTGCATATGAAGGAAAAAAATTATGCTACCATTGGCGAATTTCCACCGACCGACAAAAGACCGGCGATGAGTATGGTATGCTGATAAATGAGCTGTTTCGTTTTCAAGGAATAAATATGAGCGATATAGATGATATAATCATTTCATCTGTAGTACCACCACTTGTTATTCCACTTAGCAAAATGTGTGAACGTTATTTTAAAATAAGACCATTACTTGTTGGCCCTGGTATAAAAACAGGTATCAGACTTGTATATGAAAATCCGCGCCTTTTAGGTGCTGACCGTATTGTAAATGTTGTAGGTGCATTTGAACAATATGGTGGCCCTTTGATTGTAATAGATATCGGTACGGCTACTACTTTTGATGTAGTAAATGAAAAAGGTGATTTTTTAGGCGGGGTAATCGCTCCTGGTATTGGCATGTCAGCAGATGCACTGTTCCAAAAAGCCGCTAATTTGCCACGTATTGAACTCGTTACACCAAAAACAGTAATTTGCCATAATACTATTACAAATATGCAGTCTGGTATTATTTTTGGTGCTGTAGGTCAGATTGATGGAATTGTAGATAGAATTAAAAAAGAATACGGCAAAGACATGAAGGTTATTGCAACTGGCGGATTAGCACGCATGATTGCAAAAGAATCTTCTACAATTGATAAAACAGACCATTTTCTAACTTTGACAGGCTTGCGTGTATTGTATGAACGCAATGCTATTGCTAGAAGGGGGTACCTTGAAAGACTAAAAGCACAAAAAGCTACACAGTCTAATACTAACTTATGA
- a CDS encoding biotin--[acetyl-CoA-carboxylase] ligase: MRSKILNLLKQAGDNFLSGEYLAETLNVSRTAIWKHIKALRDSGYDIESVPRNGYRLLNSPDLLSAEEVKNTLSTKILGSEIKYFTTTDSTNNQAKKFAMQGAPDGAIVISEEQCGGKGRLSRSFFCPKYKGIWFSAILRPDFLPQEAPKCTLMAAVAVARAIEDVTGVKVGIKWPNDVLYEGKKLVGILTEISAEMERINYIIIGIGIDVNIEKEDLPEDIRDIVTSLSQITKKQVSRLKLLNKVLYHLEQLYIMAQRHDFAPILDEWRRYSITLNQDIKVISGKDITYGRAMDIDDDGALLVEINGQIKRVLAGDVSIRPR, from the coding sequence ATGCGTTCTAAAATTTTAAATTTGTTAAAACAAGCCGGTGATAATTTTTTATCGGGAGAATATTTGGCAGAGACATTGAATGTATCGCGTACTGCCATTTGGAAACATATAAAAGCTTTGCGTGATAGTGGCTACGATATTGAAAGTGTACCGAGAAATGGATATCGTTTACTTAATTCACCTGATTTATTATCGGCTGAAGAAGTAAAAAATACTTTATCTACTAAGATTTTAGGTTCAGAAATTAAATATTTTACAACAACAGATTCTACAAATAATCAAGCTAAAAAATTTGCAATGCAAGGAGCACCTGATGGTGCTATTGTAATCAGTGAAGAACAATGCGGTGGCAAAGGTAGATTATCGCGTTCATTTTTTTGCCCTAAATATAAAGGTATTTGGTTTTCTGCTATCTTACGTCCAGATTTTTTACCACAGGAAGCGCCAAAATGTACTTTAATGGCGGCTGTGGCTGTAGCACGCGCTATAGAAGATGTTACAGGCGTTAAAGTGGGCATAAAATGGCCAAATGATGTTTTATACGAGGGTAAAAAATTAGTTGGCATCTTAACAGAAATAAGTGCGGAAATGGAACGTATCAACTATATTATTATAGGCATTGGTATTGATGTAAATATAGAAAAAGAAGATTTGCCAGAAGATATCAGAGATATTGTAACTTCTTTAAGTCAAATAACTAAAAAACAGGTTTCTCGTTTAAAACTTTTAAATAAAGTCTTGTATCATTTAGAACAATTATATATAATGGCACAGAGGCATGATTTTGCACCAATTCTTGATGAATGGCGAAGATATTCAATTACATTAAATCAAGATATAAAAGTAATCAGTGGAAAAGATATTACATATGGAAGAGCTATGGATATTGATGATGATGGTGCATTACTTGTTGAAATAAATGGACAAATAAAACGTGTGTTAGCAGGCGATGTATCAATAAGACCTAGATGA
- a CDS encoding ASCH domain-containing protein: protein MMSLNFQAPKHEKLLMARKKNCTVRLGDVRKQYPESSIVWITTGKKYDVKKRLYTAFIDKVRVKKFSELTSADLGHQNPEIDTIEGLRLDFEEIYKRRITLDDIVTVIYFSEVL, encoded by the coding sequence ATGATGTCATTAAATTTTCAAGCGCCAAAACATGAAAAACTGCTCATGGCTCGCAAAAAAAATTGTACTGTTCGTTTAGGTGATGTTCGCAAGCAATATCCTGAAAGTTCTATCGTATGGATTACTACTGGCAAAAAATATGATGTAAAAAAAAGATTATACACTGCTTTTATCGATAAAGTACGTGTAAAAAAATTCTCCGAATTGACTTCTGCTGACTTAGGCCATCAAAATCCAGAAATAGATACTATCGAAGGATTACGCCTCGATTTTGAAGAAATTTACAAACGTCGCATTACTCTTGATGATATCGTTACTGTAATTTATTTCTCTGAAGTTCTTTAA
- a CDS encoding Gfo/Idh/MocA family protein yields the protein MTSTKELNWAVLGVGVIANEMAQALQNMGKKLYAVGNRTHSKAVDFAEKYGIEKVYDDFQDIFTDPEVDIIYLTTPHNTHYPFMKKALENHKHLFVEKSITLNSDELDECVKLAQKNNLILAEAMTIWHMPIYKKLWEMIHNNEFGKVQMITINFGSFKDYDMKNRFFNKNLAGGALLDIGVYALSITRSFMQSKPTKILSQMLPAPTGVDEQATILLMNENNQMATIALSLHSKQPKRAMISCEKAYIEIMKFPRANKAVITDAVTGEKQEIILGDTKKALQYEMEDMEKAILQGQTELLQFAYTKDVMDIMTKLRREWNLVYPEEM from the coding sequence ATGACAAGTACTAAAGAATTAAATTGGGCTGTTTTAGGTGTAGGCGTAATTGCCAATGAGATGGCACAAGCTCTACAAAATATGGGCAAAAAGCTTTATGCAGTTGGCAATCGCACACATAGCAAAGCAGTTGATTTTGCTGAAAAATACGGCATTGAGAAGGTTTATGATGATTTCCAGGATATTTTCACTGACCCTGAGGTTGATATCATTTATTTAACTACACCACATAATACACATTATCCTTTTATGAAAAAAGCACTTGAAAATCATAAACATTTATTTGTGGAAAAATCCATTACTTTAAACAGTGATGAATTAGATGAATGTGTAAAGCTCGCGCAAAAAAATAATTTAATCTTAGCTGAAGCTATGACTATTTGGCATATGCCTATTTATAAAAAATTATGGGAAATGATACATAATAATGAATTTGGCAAAGTGCAGATGATTACTATAAATTTTGGTAGCTTTAAAGATTATGATATGAAAAACAGATTTTTCAATAAGAATTTAGCTGGCGGTGCATTGTTGGATATTGGTGTATATGCTCTCAGTATTACGCGCAGTTTTATGCAAAGTAAACCGACTAAGATTTTAAGTCAAATGCTTCCAGCACCTACAGGTGTTGATGAGCAAGCCACTATTTTATTGATGAATGAAAATAATCAAATGGCTACAATTGCTTTATCGCTTCATTCTAAACAGCCAAAAAGAGCCATGATTAGTTGTGAAAAAGCGTATATTGAAATCATGAAATTTCCTCGTGCTAATAAAGCTGTAATTACTGATGCTGTTACAGGCGAAAAACAGGAAATAATTTTAGGTGATACAAAAAAAGCTCTTCAATATGAAATGGAAGATATGGAAAAAGCAATTTTGCAAGGACAAACTGAACTTTTGCAATTTGCCTATACGAAAGATGTAATGGATATCATGACTAAATTGCGCCGTGAATGGAATTTAGTATATCCCGAAGAAATGTAA
- the mscL gene encoding large conductance mechanosensitive channel protein MscL, with translation MKNFFNEFKKFAFKGNMIDLAVGMIIGAAFTSLVNSIVKNLIMPIISIFTGGIDFNNMYLPLTKASYVLSAQGADLETAKKAGAVFAYGAFLTDFLQFLILAFVVFCLIKQLNKLIPIPKEPPKTKICPFCKSQIPYDAVKCAHCTSDLMEK, from the coding sequence ATGAAAAATTTTTTTAATGAGTTTAAGAAATTTGCCTTTAAAGGCAATATGATTGATTTAGCTGTTGGTATGATTATTGGTGCAGCATTTACGAGTTTGGTAAATTCGATTGTAAAAAATTTAATCATGCCGATAATCAGCATATTCACAGGTGGCATTGATTTCAATAATATGTATTTGCCACTTACAAAAGCTTCTTATGTTCTTTCAGCGCAAGGTGCTGACCTTGAAACTGCTAAAAAAGCGGGAGCTGTTTTTGCCTATGGAGCGTTTTTGACAGATTTTCTACAATTTTTAATCTTGGCATTTGTAGTATTTTGTTTGATTAAACAGCTTAACAAGTTAATTCCCATTCCAAAAGAACCGCCAAAAACAAAGATTTGCCCATTTTGTAAATCTCAAATACCGTATGATGCTGTAAAATGTGCTCATTGTACTTCAGATTTAATGGAAAAATAA
- the dut gene encoding dUTP diphosphatase, translating to MRKRGFEIISTYKDKNINLPSRKTAKSAGYDLEAGTDVLIEAGKTAIIPTGLKAYMLDDEYLGIHIRSSLAFKKHLNLINAQGIIDADYYNNPDNEGHIMIGIINFGTEDVQIKKGMRIAQAIFYKFLTVDDEILDDTIRQGGFGSTGE from the coding sequence ATGCGCAAACGCGGTTTTGAAATAATTTCTACGTACAAAGATAAAAATATAAATCTGCCTAGTCGCAAAACAGCAAAATCCGCTGGTTACGATTTAGAAGCTGGCACTGATGTATTGATTGAAGCTGGCAAAACAGCTATCATTCCTACTGGTTTAAAAGCGTATATGCTAGATGATGAATACTTAGGCATACACATTCGCTCTAGTTTAGCTTTTAAAAAACATTTAAACTTAATAAATGCACAAGGCATCATTGACGCTGATTATTATAATAATCCCGACAATGAAGGTCATATCATGATTGGCATTATAAACTTCGGAACAGAAGATGTACAAATAAAAAAAGGCATGCGCATTGCTCAAGCAATCTTTTATAAATTTTTGACAGTTGATGACGAAATCCTTGATGATACAATTCGCCAAGGTGGATTTGGTTCAACAGGAGAATAA
- a CDS encoding replication-associated recombination protein A has translation METLDLFSASLPENNSNTDNDLIDYSPLASRMRPRNFNEYIGQEQILGKGRFLRRMIEEDKIPSMILYGPPGTGKTTLAKMIANMTKSNFERLNAVASGINDVRKLIDKANEQRKFYHKRTIIFLDEIHRFNKAQQDVLLPYVEDGRIILIGATTENPYFEVNHALLSRVRVIQLQPLTDEHITKILQMALTDTKRGLGKQKIQCDEKILSAIAQFASGDARIALNILEQASDIARENNNIINENIIDTLLEERIQKYDKNGDNHYDIVSAFIKSMRGSDPDAAIHYLARMLAAGEDINFIARRIAICAAEDVGNADPQALVIAMAAVQAVQFIGMPEARIPLAQAVTYVACAPKSNASYLAIDKALADVRAKDCGDVPIHLRDCHYKGAAKLGHGINYKYAHDYPYHIVKQDYLPDKMKGTKYYTPTSNGYEKTIGQYLKFCEQCKNK, from the coding sequence ATGGAAACATTAGATTTATTTTCAGCTAGTTTACCAGAAAACAATTCAAATACTGACAATGATTTAATAGATTACAGTCCTTTGGCTTCTCGCATGCGACCGCGCAATTTTAATGAATACATCGGTCAAGAACAAATTCTCGGCAAAGGTCGCTTTTTGCGCCGCATGATTGAAGAAGATAAAATTCCTTCTATGATATTATACGGCCCACCTGGCACAGGTAAGACTACACTTGCCAAGATGATTGCCAATATGACTAAAAGCAATTTTGAACGCTTAAATGCCGTAGCTTCTGGCATAAACGATGTTCGCAAATTAATCGATAAAGCTAATGAACAGCGCAAATTTTACCATAAACGCACCATCATATTTTTAGATGAAATTCACCGCTTCAATAAAGCTCAACAAGATGTATTATTGCCATACGTAGAAGATGGACGCATAATCTTAATCGGCGCTACTACGGAAAATCCATATTTTGAAGTAAATCACGCTTTATTATCGCGTGTTCGCGTCATTCAATTACAGCCATTGACCGATGAACATATCACAAAAATCCTACAAATGGCTTTGACTGATACGAAGCGCGGTTTAGGCAAGCAAAAAATTCAATGCGATGAAAAAATTCTATCCGCCATCGCTCAATTTGCCAGCGGTGATGCTCGTATCGCTTTAAATATTTTAGAACAAGCCAGTGATATTGCCCGCGAAAACAACAATATAATAAATGAAAACATCATCGATACATTGCTCGAAGAACGCATTCAAAAATACGACAAAAACGGCGACAATCATTACGATATTGTATCCGCTTTCATAAAGAGCATGCGAGGCAGTGACCCTGATGCAGCCATTCACTATTTGGCTAGAATGCTCGCAGCTGGCGAAGATATAAATTTCATAGCTCGCCGCATTGCCATCTGTGCTGCTGAAGATGTTGGCAACGCTGACCCACAAGCTTTAGTTATCGCCATGGCTGCCGTTCAAGCTGTACAATTCATCGGCATGCCTGAAGCTAGAATTCCACTTGCTCAAGCTGTGACTTACGTTGCCTGCGCTCCTAAAAGCAATGCAAGCTATTTAGCAATTGATAAAGCACTCGCTGATGTACGCGCCAAAGACTGCGGTGATGTACCTATTCATCTGCGCGATTGCCATTATAAAGGCGCAGCAAAGCTCGGCCACGGTATAAATTACAAATACGCTCATGATTATCCATACCATATCGTCAAACAAGATTATCTGCCAGATAAAATGAAAGGCACAAAATATTACACACCAACCTCAAATGGCTATGAAAAGACAATCGGTCAATATCTAAAATTCTGTGAGCAATGTAAAAACAAATAA
- the mnmA gene encoding tRNA 2-thiouridine(34) synthase MnmA, giving the protein MKKNKKIAVAMSGGVDSSLTAALLLKQGFDIFGVTMTLSDDSREEGGSTAITDAKKVADTLGIEHHVVNYHGSFKQNVIDYFIREYSHGRTPNPCVACNNKIKFGSLLEDCLKLGADAVATGHYARIEYDENSQRYLLKKGLDVRKDQSYVLYTLNQFALSHFLLPLGDYTKAETREMAEKLDLPVAHKPESQEICFIPNDDYKAYIKAKAPKILKPGDIVDTEGNVLGRHEGVPLYTVGQRKGLGIAAAHPLYVVGLDVKHNRVIVGKNTETYAQGLVAQNLNFITKDDFTKPFTTTAKIRYGSRECECEVSPLADGKLAKVIFKEKQRAITPGQSVVFYDDDIIVGGGVIKQVIR; this is encoded by the coding sequence TTGAAAAAAAATAAAAAAATAGCTGTAGCAATGAGCGGTGGTGTCGATAGTTCTTTGACTGCGGCTTTACTATTAAAACAAGGATTTGATATATTCGGCGTGACAATGACTTTAAGTGATGACTCACGCGAAGAAGGCGGTTCAACTGCAATCACTGATGCAAAAAAAGTAGCTGATACACTCGGCATTGAGCATCATGTCGTAAATTATCACGGTAGCTTTAAACAAAATGTCATTGATTATTTCATCCGTGAATATTCTCATGGTAGAACGCCTAATCCTTGCGTTGCTTGCAATAATAAAATAAAATTCGGTTCATTACTAGAAGATTGTTTAAAACTCGGCGCTGATGCTGTAGCTACAGGTCATTATGCGCGCATTGAATACGATGAAAATTCCCAACGATATTTATTGAAAAAAGGTCTTGATGTTCGCAAAGACCAATCTTATGTATTATACACATTAAATCAATTCGCTTTATCTCATTTTCTATTGCCATTAGGCGATTACACAAAAGCTGAAACACGCGAAATGGCAGAAAAACTTGATTTACCTGTTGCCCATAAACCAGAAAGCCAAGAAATTTGCTTCATTCCAAACGATGATTACAAAGCGTATATCAAAGCTAAAGCACCTAAAATCTTAAAACCTGGCGATATCGTAGACACTGAAGGCAATGTATTAGGTCGCCATGAAGGCGTTCCATTATATACAGTCGGTCAGCGCAAAGGACTCGGCATCGCCGCGGCTCATCCATTATACGTAGTGGGATTGGATGTCAAACACAATCGCGTCATTGTCGGTAAAAACACTGAAACATACGCTCAAGGACTTGTCGCTCAAAATCTTAACTTTATCACTAAAGATGATTTTACAAAACCATTTACAACTACAGCTAAAATCCGTTACGGTAGCCGTGAATGCGAATGTGAAGTTTCTCCACTAGCTGATGGCAAACTAGCTAAAGTCATTTTCAAAGAAAAACAACGTGCCATAACACCAGGTCAATCCGTCGTATTTTACGATGATGATATCATAGTTGGCGGTGGCGTCATCAAGCAAGTTATACGATAA